Proteins found in one Melospiza georgiana isolate bMelGeo1 chromosome 1, bMelGeo1.pri, whole genome shotgun sequence genomic segment:
- the AGR3 gene encoding anterior gradient protein 3, whose translation MLHSTLALSLLLIAVTSNLAMAIKKEKRAPQTLSRGWGDEITWVQTYEEGLYQAKKSNKPLMVIHHLEDCQYCQALKKAFAENEEIQEMAQNNFIMLNLMHETTDKNLSPDGQYVPRIMFVDPSLTVRADITGRYSNRLYTYEPQDMMFLIENMKKALRLIQTEL comes from the exons ATGCTCCATTCTACACTGGCCTTGTCCCTCCTGCTAATTGCAGTCACTTCCAACCTTGCCATGgcaattaaaaaggaaaaacgAGCACCTCAGACCCTGTCAAGAG ggTGGGGAGATGAAATTACATGGGTACAAACTTATGAAGAAGGACTTTATCAAGCAAAGAAAAG tAACAAGCCACTGATGGTAATTCATCATTTGGAAGACTGTCAATACTGCCAAG CACTGAAGAAAGCTTTCGCAGAAAACGAAGAAATACAGGAAATGGCCCAAAATAACTTCATTATGCTGAATCTCATG CATGAAACCACAGATAAAAACCTGTCACCTGATGGACAGTACGTGCCTCGAATCATGTTTGTAG ACCCATCTCTCACGGTAAGAGCTGATATCACAGGAAGATACTCCAACCGGCTGTACACATACGAGCCGCAGGACATGATGTTCC taaTAGAAAACATGAAGAAAGCACTACGCCTCATTCAGACAGAACTGTAA